GCTGAAAATATCGCTATCGTGTTCCAGGCCGACGAGTCGGCTGAGGCAGTTTTGACAGCGAATGATGTTGCTTTTAGCAAAATTGGAACTGTAAATCTGGCCGCTACGCTGGTAATAAAAGATTCAAGCAACAGCTGGGATTTTGACATCGAACATTTACGTGATGTCTGGTTTAAAACGTCCTACCTGCTTGACAAAAAACAAACCAAACCAGCACTAGCGAAGGAGCGTTTCGATCATTATAAAAACCACCTGCTTCGTTATAAATTTCCTGCACAATACGACGGAAAGAAACCTGTTATCGATGCTTCCAAACCAAGACCAAAAGCAGCGGTACTTCGCGAAAAAGGTAGTAATTCAGAAAGAGAATTGGCCAATGCAATGTATCTGGCAGGTTTTGATGTGAAGGACGTACACATGACTGACCTGATCTCAGGCCGGGAAACACTGGAAGATATTCAGTTCATCGGTGCAGTAGGAGGGTTTTCTAATTCCGATGTGTTGGGTTCTGCAAAAGGTTGGGCCGGAGCGTTCCTTTATAACGAGAAGGCTAAAATTGCGCTCGAAAATTTCTTCAAACGGGAGGACACATTGTCGGTAGGTGTTTGTAACGGGTGCCAGCTTTTCATAGAATTGGGGCTGATCAATGAAAACCATGAAGAAAAGCCTAAAATGCTGCACAACGCCAGTGGCAAGCACGAAAGTATCTTCACATCCCTGACCATTCAGCCTAATAAATCGGTAATGCTTTCTACTTTGGCAGGCAGCACTTTGGGTGTTTGGGTTTCACATGGAGAAGGCCGGTTTGATTTCCCATATACCGAAGATCAATACAACATTGTCGCCAAATACGGTTACGAAACTTACCCGGCAAGTCCGAATGGGTCAGTTTTCAACACGGCTATGATCTGCGACGAAACGGGCAGACATTTGGTGATGATGCCTCATATAGAAAGATCACTTTTCCAATGGCATTGGGCCAATTATCCCGAGGGAAGAAAAGACGAAGTAAGTCCATGGATGGAAGCCTTCGTGAATGCAAGGCAATGGATTGAAAAGGAGAAGTGAAAATTAGACCCAAGATTTTAAACCCGCTGTTTACGGCGGGTTTTTTGTGGTAAAAAATGTAGATTTGAACTGACTAATACGACACGCTATTTAACTTTTTTAACTAAATCCAACGCCTCGTGGACCAATATTCACTAGCTATTATGCCAAGCCCGGAAATCTCGCAGCAGCTGGCGGACTTGAAGCAATCATATAAGACAGCCATCGGCAAAAGCTACGGCAGCGCCAATGCGGAAGCACATATTTCGCTCGACGGATTTGAGGCGGAGGAAGAAAACTATCCATTCATTTTAGCTGAATACCAGCGAATCGTTTCCGGGTTAACGCCATTTGAGATCACATTCTCAGGTTTTGGTGACTTTGACAGGGCCAACTTTTCCGCATTTTACATTAAACCAACTGACGGATCCAGCCAGGCGATCCGAGATCGGACGGAGGTTGTAATGAAGACATTTGACAAAAAGCTGAAAAAGCAATATATCCGAAAGTGGGCCGACGAATCTAAAAACCCGCATATGTCTATCGGCAGGCGACTGACGCGGGAGTGGATTGCACTGGCCTACACCGTTTTTGACGGTTTTGAGGCCAGTTTTCATTGCAACGCTTTTGTGATCCGGAAATTCAACGAGAAGCGCCGCCAGTATGATGTGGTAGACTTACTTCCGTTACTTGGAGACAGTGCTCCGCCTGTTCAGCTGGATTTGTTTCAGCCTTAATATTTGCAAGAGTTGTTAGTTTGACGAGATAATTCGGCAATATGAACAGATATACAAAAAGCGAGTTTTACGGAGATCTGCTTATTTATAAAATTGAAAAGTGGAGAAAACGTGGCAGCAGTTGGCTTTTCTACATTTTGGCTTTGTTGTTTTTAATCGTTTTTATCGGACTCATATTGCAACCGGAAAAAACCAGCCAGCTGCTCAATAGTTTGGCCGGTGAGGCCCAAGCTGGCGATCAGGAATCGAATCCTTACCGGTTACTGGCGGCAGTGGGTCTGGTATTAATACTGATGCCATTCCTGCCGACAGCGCTGCACGTAGCGAGGAAGTACTGGCTATATCCCAAGGCGTCACTAACGCAGCAGGCTTTTTGCGCAATCCAAGCCAAGGAACTGATCATTCACCCACGCACGAGGAATTCCAATGGTAATCCAAGGTCTTATTATTTAAAAGTTCAACATCCAAGAAGCAAAAGGATCGTGCCCATCGATGTTGACGAGGAGTGGTTTAATGAGTTGAAAGAAGGGGCCCAGGTCTACACACATTATCATCCGGCAGAAGATAATGTACTATATCTAAGCAGGAGCGCCGGATAGTTTCGCCTTCACAGTCCCACTTTCAGTAAGGTCTGGCACTGTTTTGATATTCTTTTCGGAGTTGCCACCAACCGGTTGCTTTTGGCGTGTGCCGATACTTTATACCTTAAACCAAATCGAACTTTATGGGCTTGTTTTTTAAGAAAAGCAAGGGGAGCCAATCTGTTAATCCTGATCAGTGGCTGCATGCCAGGCAAGGCTATCCTTTTTACATCAAGGCTCCGATGTCGCTGATCGGCATGTATCTGTTCTTTTACTTTTTATATCTTCTGCAAGACATCATAGTTCCCTTTGCGTTCGCGGGATTGATTGCTATTTTGCTAAATCCGGTATACAACAGGTTCCAAAAGTGGAATGTTAATAAAGTCCTGGCCATAGTCCTGACTGTTTTTCTGGCCATACTGGTCGTTGCCGGAATCATGTTTTTCCTTTCGTCCCAAATCGCACATTTTGGCGAAATGCTCCCGCAG
The genomic region above belongs to Dyadobacter pollutisoli and contains:
- a CDS encoding 2'-5' RNA ligase family protein, producing MDQYSLAIMPSPEISQQLADLKQSYKTAIGKSYGSANAEAHISLDGFEAEEENYPFILAEYQRIVSGLTPFEITFSGFGDFDRANFSAFYIKPTDGSSQAIRDRTEVVMKTFDKKLKKQYIRKWADESKNPHMSIGRRLTREWIALAYTVFDGFEASFHCNAFVIRKFNEKRRQYDVVDLLPLLGDSAPPVQLDLFQP